The Mauremys mutica isolate MM-2020 ecotype Southern chromosome 20, ASM2049712v1, whole genome shotgun sequence genome contains the following window.
CTAAGGAGCAACCGTCCAGCTGCATGggaatctgcccctccccctcggcTCGACTGGGCCCCCGCAGAGCAACACCCAGGGGAAATTAGACCAGTGACTCAGGCTTGGAGGCAGATGTCGCTCGCTGCATTCTCCATTCACTGAAAGCCTCAAACCGCCAAGGCCCTGGCTTCCCACCAGCCCCACAGAAAGCGGGGGACTTTCCAgccctttttcccccctccccatccactcgaggggaggggaatggcaggaagggggagggtcTAGCGGAGCCGCCCTTGAGCCGGGCTCTTGGGATCCCGGCCCCCTTGGAAGTCAAGTCCCGTTGAGCAGGGTAGCGGGTTTCACAGCATCTGCCTAGGCTTCGGTAGGCCCCGGCCTACACCAGTTAGAtgatcctcccccccccagataACAGCAGCTTCCCAAGCCCATGGTTGAGGCACCTCAGGCAGCTGGCGGGTAGGGCAAGGAACACCCCACGGCCAGCCCCTGCTTTCCCCAGCCCCTCCATTGGGGGAGCCCAACACGGCGACCACTGGGGACAGGCCAGGGCTACTCCCTTGCTTACTCATTGCCCAGGGAAGCGGGGCCTCCTCCAGCTGAACTGACCCCCCTGGCCGGAGGAGGGTCAGAGGGATGAGGCAGAGCCTCGTTCCCAGGCGCACGTGAGCCAAGGAATTCGCCTTTCCCCGCGTGAGGCAACGCCCGCTCAGTTTCTGTAGTTCTCAGGCTGATTGTTGGAAGGCTCCTGCTTGGGAAGTTCCAGGCTCCACCCCGACTGACCCTGCCCGGCCCACCTTCCCGGCCAGATCCTTGGGAATTACCCAACTTGCAACATAGGAAGCAACACTCATTGCACAGGCAACAACAATGGAATTCACCCCCCTAGGGACCACAACCCAgaccacccctcaccccccaacaggGTCCTGCAGCCCATGGCTGGAGATACCAAAGCTGCAGACATGGCCGGACTCGGTGGCTAGCAACCAGTGCTGGCagggtgctctggggcaggcagggaggtgaAGCACAGACAGACTGGACAACGGACTGGttccaggggtggggaggagaaagctGGTAACCACCCCCAGCCGGGGCCTGCACAGGGAAGATCCACAATGTAAGAGCTGGATTGTCACAGGGTTTCATGTTATTCCACGCAGGCGATGGCCCGGGCCTGCAGCTGGGTCAGCTAGCCAGAATCACTCTATAGTAGCCCGGGCAGTGGCTCTCTAGGGACACCCCCACCTCAAACCAGCGAAGACCCCCTTGCTGGAGCGGAGTTGTTTTAACCCTATGGTGGCAGGATGTACATTCGGCCTGCACAAGCAGGTGCGATAGAAAACCCCAGgagtgtggaaactgaggcaggggcccAAGGAGGTAAGGCCCTGTCATGGGTTCAGCTGGTGGTAATAGCAGAGCCTAGACTGAGAGCAGGAGGCCCCCGCGCTAGGGGCTGTACACACATAACGAAGACAGCCCTTGCCCCAAAGAACCTAGTCTAAGCAAGAGGAGGCCGAAGTCGGCTTCTCTGTCTCCATAGGGGTAGGATCCCCTGATGGATTAAGCTTgtgtcccatcccccacacacacaccaccatttCTCATAGCAGGGAGTATCAcagactcaggggcggctccaggcaccagcacaccaagcgcgtgcctggggcggcaagccacggggggtgctctgccggtcgccgcgagggcggcaggcaggttgccttcggcgacatgcctgtggagggtccgctggtcctgtggcttcggtggaccacCTGCAGGCTgccaccaaatccgcgggaccggggacctcccgcaggcaagccgccgaaggcagcctgcctgccatgcttgaggcggcaaaatacctagagccgcccctgcacagacTGTCCCGCTTGCAGCtccacagcagggctcaggggaCACCAGTGCACGGCTGCACAACAGTCTCACCCGGCAGGAGACTAAAGGCGGCAAATCACCATTAGCGCTCGGCGGGGTCGGCTCCCCTCACCCGCTGGCCTGGGCTGGAGAGAAGTGCCCAGAGAACAGGCCGCGCTGCAGACGGAGCCCTGGCTGGTTTCAGGCGGCTCAAGGAGCAGCCAGGTCGCAGGACGGGAACAGGGTGAGCCCACAAGGGGTTGACACCCAGTGCCACTTCCAAGCCTGGGCCTGGGCGACAAACCCCTTTTTACCACTAGATCCCTGGCTCACCATCCAACCGCCCCGCAGCGACCCACAGAGTCCAGCCCGGGCCATGAGTTCACGTTTTATTCAGAAATCGAACGTGAGTGAAGCTGCAGCCGGCCCCTGCCTGGCACAGTCTCAGAAGTAAAAGCAACGGCTCCGGGAGTTCGtgggcagcagcaggcagggctcaAGGGGATGCTTGGGACACTCCTGATGCGTTTCTCGTTAGGAGAGGCACCAGCCTCCCCATATTCACGGCATCGAGGGCTGCCGCCGGCGTCGTGCTCCAGGCCAGGCCACCAGCCCGTCTGCCCCGGCAGCACCAGGCGAGGGGCACAGGCCTCCCCGGAACGCTGCACGGCTGCAGGACGCGGTCCGTGACGATCCGTCTCTTGGCTCCACAGTCACGTGTTCGGAGCCCCCTGGCACGGCTCTGTGCCaagcgccccctgcagggctcCGGCTTCGATGCGCCGGAAGACGGCAGGGAAGGTCTTGCCGCCGTTCCGTTGGACTTTCTTTCCCTCCTCGGTGGAGGTCCCCAGGTGCCCCACGATAGGATCGCTGCCCTGTTGGAGAAAGGGTGGTTACCACATAAGCTGCCGACCGGCCgatgcctccccttccccaggggaCTCCATCAGCCTGGCTTGTCTGCAGCGTAACGGGCATGTGGTCCAGCTGCTTCCATCACATCCGGCCCCGTCCCTGCACAGAGGAGATTAGACCCGAGCAGGCATCAAACCGTGTGAGCCAACGGCGACTGGCTCTGCCTGGCTGAGCTGGGGGCAGCCGGTCGATCCACCACCAGGATGGACCCCCGTGGCCCAAGCATGAGCCATATAGCCCAGGCGAACGGCAGCAGGGGACACTGGCTGGGTCCTGAAATCCAGCGTCTTTAGTCACGTCCATCACCGGGGGCTTCCTAGCAACAGGACAGACGCCGGGGGTCTCTCTAGCaacagcgccccctccccccacgcaaGCCTGTAATAAGCAGCCAGTGTGTGAACCTGAAAAGAGAAGAGGTTTTGGTGTGGGACCAGGTTTCACTTTCCAGCTTCTGCAGGCTTCTTGGAAACCCCAGGACGAGGGAAGAACCTTTTGCAGATTGAGTCAGCCCAGGATGGGTGCAGGCCCCGCGGGTAGTGCAAACATTCCCCTTTCgagctccttcctctcccctcccggcaCCCGCAACCCTCGCTCTTACCAAGTCCTCCAAGGGCACCTGGACGAAGAGCGGGTGCCCGCTGAAGTGCCCGACCATCCACTCGTGCACCTCTTCCACGTCGGTGATGGTATACACCAGGCCCTGTgcgagagggagggagggagggagcagcctGAGGATCCAGCTAGCTGGGACCAGCCCAGCAAAGAGGGGATGTGGAGGGGCCACCAGACACCTACGCAGACACCTACTCCCGTCTGTCGCCCCATCCCAGCCATGCGGCAGTAAAACCCGAGAACCCAAATGGCTCATGCCATAGAAAGGAACTTTCCGCAACCACCAAAAGCTCAGGGCCCTGATGGGGAGGGGGTAATCTCTGCTCAGACCAGCTTGTGCTCAAGGTTATCTGAGGCGCCAACTCTAATTAGCCAAGGCAATTATGCTCTCTTGAATAATTCATGAGGCTGCTTCCTCACCTCATCCATTGGCCTCCCCCCCGCACGTCACTccagggttgccagttttggcgGGACATATTCCTGGATGTTTCATCATACGGCATCATCTTCAATTAAAGATCCATCTTTCATTCctagagactccaggacaatcatGGAGGCTTGGCAACCATAGCCCTGCCCCTGGGGTTGGCACCATGGGGAGATGTTAGCGGATTTGCCTGTGACTCACCCAGCCGGGCAGGGTGGGGCCTACACCTATTCATCACCTCAATTTGATCTGCTGGTTACGATCCCCAGGTGACGGCACAGGAAGGAGCAGACGGGTTGCCCGAGGCAGCTAAGTCATGAGCGGGCAGGTGGGAGCTGCCGAGGGCAGGCAACGGGCTTGCTCTGCCAACTGGAAGCCCTCCCAGCACAGCTCTGCAGGAAGCAGGGCAAAGGCCAATCCCTCCGTGCTGGGACCCATGCAGTAAGTGGGGCTTACTCACCATGCCCTTGAGGCACAGCTGGGTTTGATAGAAACCTACAAACGCTGTTGGTTGAGGGCAGACTCGGAGTCCTAGGAAATCGTCTGTGGAACGGCCCAGAGGTCTGCGATCGGCACGTTCCAGGAAACCTGTGCCTCATCGCTGACCCTTGCAATAAACGGAACCCGTCCCCACCCTGCTGGTTAATTTAGGAACAATGTGAACccctttctttttttgggggggcggggaggaggggctcTTTCCCTAGGCAGAGAGGCTTCCCGTAACCAGAGATCCCACGCAAGCCTCAGCGCCCCCGCCAGCGACCGATCCCAACTCACCCCAACGCGCAGGACATAGGCGTATTCAGCCAGCAGCGTAGAGCTGATGATCCGCCACTTGTGCTTGGTCTTCTTGAAGTGCGGATCCGGGAAAAGGAAGAACATCTTGGCCAGCTGCAAACATGGGGGGGGCAACCCCGGCAGGGTGGAGAGGGGGGAAGACAGTGAGCCCTTCTAGTCACCGTAGCTAGCAGCGCCAATGCCTCCTTGCCCCATTGAGATCACCCTGGCCGCGGATGCATTCTCTGGCTGACCGGCCCCATCCTCCTGGGCCTGTTAACTCCATCAGTACTGCAGTTATCAGAGGAACctgctcacccctccctcctcaggCAGGAGGGGGTATCACTGTAGTTACgggagcagcccccagccagtgTCAGTGTCTCCGGGACCGATTTGGGTTGGGGTTTTCCCCGCCACTGAGTTACAGCTTGTTTAAAGCACATTCAGGGTTGGGGTTTCCTCTTTTCAAGTGGGAAGCTAAAGAGCCTTTTGTTCAACAGCGATTTTCCTTCAAATGGGAGTAGACAAAGGGGTGCCCAGACACCACGGTGATGGGTGTCTTACCGAAGCTTATCTATCCTCTTAAGCAGTTCCCAGGATTTGAGGGGTGGGGAGCGAGGGCTGCGTGCTCCCCAAGGATGGCAAGGATTGAAACCAGGAGGTTCTATATATGACTGCCGAGGACAGCAGTGGCGGAGCCGCAAGGCCCCTGGCACCTCACCTGCCCCTTGTGAAAGAAGTTGGGCAGGTGCTTCATGGCGTTGCTGCGGATACAGGCGATGTTCTGGTACTGCCCGGGGTGGGATGCTCTCAGAGACTGGATCCGGTCGCGGACGTAATCCGAGACCTTCACTCGGATCTCCAGGCCCAGCATTAAGGTGTTGGGGAAGAGGGGTGACAACTCGACTGTAAAAGATGAAAGAGGAATTACCATCTGCTCTCAGGACAGAGCCAGGGCCGGGGAATCCCAGACAGAGGCAACTGTTCAGAACAATAAACCCCAGAGCGGCTACCTGGGGAAAACTCACCTGCCTCCCAAAGATGGGAGCTAGGGTATCAGAAAGGTCATTCCCACTTGCTCAgggagaggcagtgggaaaaGCCTGGTAACAGAATCTATAGGGACACCAGGGTGAGACAGCCCAGGTCACCTGCTCTCCCTGATCCACACCACCGACAGCGTAACCTGTTTCCGATTTCCCGCATCGGGTCTGAGCTCTGCACAGAGCAGATCAAGGAGCTAGTTTTGCTGAGTCAGCGCCAGGCCCCAGCTAAGCATGCATAGTTCCACACCAGGTACTTTGGGACACACGGCGGTCGAGAGACGGAGAGCGACGTGCCCAAGATGCTCTCTAGACTCACAGCATGAAGTCAGGCATGGACCCGaatctggaggaggaagaggcttCCCTGAGCAAACCCGCACCCCCCTCAGGACCATCCCGCCACAGCAGCCTCGACCACACCCGCCCATCTAGAACCTGCTGCGTCCAGATGGACGGAAAAGCAGCGCTGGGAATTTACCCAACAAGCCCCCATAACCGCAGCCAATATCAGCGAATTCGACTTGTGCCGCGGGCTTCGCTCTCTCCTCGGAGTCCTTCGGGTCATCGTGACGGTCATCTTTGGTCAACGGGGCGAAGAACTCAGGGTAGTGCTCAGCCCAGTTCATTTCCTCGGGTTTTGTGGGGACTAAAAGagaggggcagggacagagcTGGATTACAAGAGAGGACAGGAAAGCAGCTATTTCACTGGTGAGGGGATTTAAGCTGTGCAATAACTTCCCAATGGGCTAAAAATGTCCTTGCTTGGACCACTTCAAGCTGCACAAACACCCAAAGATTTCAGGGACCAATCCTGACCCCAGGGAATGAGTCAGGGGGAGCCTAATCTAACTTGGCGTTAGAGGGTGTTTCTCCACCTAACTGTCCCAGCTCCTCTCTgcattgtgagctctttgggcagggactgcctcttccTCTGCGACCTGACAGCACATCACAGGTGCTTTAGGAAGTAACAAATCAACAGTGTTTTCTTAAACACTCTGAAAGATGTATGTAAACATACTAACACGTGGACATCACTAGCAGCCTCTTAGGAGTCCTCCCAAGTAGGCTTTAAATGCTATTGTTGGAACAAGAGAGTCAATAAAAGCATGTCAGGTCAACACTTGGAAGGTTTTGCACTAGAAGCAAATACTGCTTATAGGGACACAACTGCACTTTTGCTGCTAGAGCTTATTTCAGTCTCCCTGAGCGAGACGAGCAATACCGATAAAAGCAGGATTTGGTCTGTGTAACAACATTCACGCTTTTACTGGACAGCTGTGTTAGTCAAAAATCACAGCTCctctcatatcccccccccccccccccgacagacACTGTGGGCTGGCACACGCTTGGGTAGGGTAGGCCTAGCCTCAGTGTAACTTTTTAAACACACGCTACCCTAGGCACAGCTTCAGTTCCACCAGCGAGAACCTGAAGGGAGCATTCCCTGTCTACGCAGATTTACAAAATGTCAGCGCACACGTTCTTGCACATCCTAGTCAAGACAAACCCAGCTGGGTTATGCCATTTGCACCCTGATTAGTTCCCCGGGGGCGGGAAAGAGGCCTGCTTGGATACATACAGAGCTCCAGGTGAGGGGGCTctctcccagcccaggggctctcccacgaggggcgggggggaggatcaGGAGGGCTCTTTCAGAAGACAGGGAGCTCAGGGCGCCTCCCCCCTCAGGATGAGGAAGGGTGAGATCCGGGGCTTGCCCCAGGGCACAGTGAATTCGGGGTCGAGGGGCCCCAaaatgggaagggggcaggaagaaggGGGCTCCCCGGGGCATTTGGGGTTCAATGGGGCGGGAGGCTCCCAGGGTTGGGGggctcctggggtgggggctctggacCCCCCCCACTCACTAGCGCAGCGTGTGGTCCGCCAGGGGGTTGGAGTGAGCCCGCTGCCGGTAGAAGCGCTTCTGGGGCGGGGCCCCCGCCATGGCGCCCCCGGGACCCCGCGCCGGGCCAGGCCCGCCACCCACGTGGAGCCCGCGCGGCGCGGCCACAGCTGGAGTCGCGGGAACTAAACGTCACAGGAAACGCGCCGCCACCAGCCCGCGCGCGCGCCCCCCTGCTTTAAAGGGCCTCGGCCCAGCCTCGGCCCCCGCCCAGCCAGGCCTTGGCCCCCCGGGCAGGTGTCACCTGcctcgccccagccccgcccactgaccccgcagccccgcccctctgagccccagccccgcccactGACCCCGCAGCCCCTCCTCAACCCACATCCTcctgaccccgcccccaccccactgagacCCACCCCAGCCCACTGACCCTCAGCCCCACCCACTGACCCACAACCCACATCCTActgaccccagccccaccccactgactccccaaccctcatcctactgacccccgcccccacccctctgagccccagccccgcccactGACCCCGCAGCCCCTCCTCAACCCCATCCTActgaccccagccccgcccctgagacccaccccagCCCACTGACCCCCAACCTCCACCCTACTGACCCTCAGCCCCACCCACTGACCCACAACCCACATGCTACTGACCCCCCCAACCTCCATCCTACTGACCCTCAGCcccacccactgacccccccaaccTCCATCCTACTGACCCTCAGCcccacccactgacccccccacctccaccctacGGACCCTCAGCCCCACCCACTGACCCACAACCCACATCCTActgaccccagccccaccccactgacccccccaccctccatcctaCTGACCCCCATCTCCACCCACTGACCTTCCATCCTATTAACCCCCAGCTCCTCTGACCGTCACCCCTTCTGAACCCAAACCCATGAcgccccatcccagccccgctGAACCCCAACCCATCCTATTGACCTTCAGAACCATCCCCCCTCCTACTAACCCCCAATGCAAACTCACTGCCCCTCCAACCCCCATCCTACTAACCCCCCACTACCACCCCACTGACCCCCAGCCCAAATCCATTGGTCCACCAACCCTCATCCTATTGACCCCAGACCCAGTGAGCCCCCTGACTCTTGAATCACTTGACGAtcttacctgttctgttcattcccgctgaagcacctggccttggccactgtcagaagacaggacactgggctagatggacctttggtctgacccaatgtggccgttcttatgacttcCAACCCCTCTGAACCCAAACTCACTCGTCCCCCAACCGCCatcctaccaggggcggctctaggtattttgccaccccaagcatggcaggcaggctgccttcggcggcttgcctgcgggaggtccccagtcccgcggatttggcagcacgcctgggggaggtccgccgaagccgcgggaccagcggatcttccgcaggcatgccaccaaaggcaacctgcctgccgccctcgcggcgaccggcagagcgccccccatgacttgctgccccaggcacgcgcttggcgtgctggtgcctggaaccgcccctgcATCCTACTGACCCGACTTCTACCTCCACCAGCCCTCCTAACCCAAATCCGCtgacccccccccatcctcatTGATCCCCAAACTCATCTAGCTGCCCTCAAATCCACTGAACACCCACCCCAATGATCCCCTCCAGGCACCTCCCTACAACCCCACCAACACCCCACCCACAAACTGTCCAGTGAGAGAATTTCCCTAAAACCCCAGCATGGACAGAGCTGCTGAGGTTCTGAGGGGGGTTACAGGGATGTGCAGAGGGATGTGCAGAGACCTTAACCACACACACCTAGCAACATAGTTGCACCCACAGGTTGTTTCTTACACTAGCAGATTTCTTAGCTGCAGCTCCACCGGAGGAAGCTGTAGATTAAAGAAGGTACATGTGTTTTTTATCACCATGTCATCTGCCCCATCTGGCTACCACTGGTGAAGCTGCATGAGCTGGTGAATCACAGctacagacaggggcggctctaggaatcccgccgccccaagcagggcggcgcgccgcggggcgcgctctggcggtgccggtcccgcggctccgggggacctctggcagacgtgcctgcggaggttccgctggtcccgcggctcccggtggagcttccgcaggcacgtctgcaggaggtgcacccgagccgcgggaccagcgaaccctccgcagtcatgcctgcgggaggtcccccgaagccgcggcatgactgcggaaggtccaccggagccggctgccgccctgccggcaaaatgccgccccaagcgcgcgcttggcgcgctggggtctggagccggccctggctacagaATTTGCTCAAGCAGACAACCAGGGCTTGAGCTTAGTTACAGATCGGGTCTGATGATGGGCAGCTTGGATGTGGCCTAGATCTGGGAACCAGCCCACAGAGGGGTGAGGGACAGAGATCTACAATGAGAGTAAAAGAGGAAGAGATGCAACTAtaaggaacccccccccccccacacacacacacatgcacatcttCCCCCTGGGGCTGACACATGGGATGTGGCCAAGACATTACTGGAAACCAATCCATAGGGGGAATTTTGGGGTTGACGATAATTATGAGTCATGCACCTTGGGCCTTTGGCTGTTCACATCTTTTCAAATTAATGAGCAATTAGCAAAATGCATAGGAATTCTGAGGAAATGGGGGAGTTGGGTAGGATTTTGCAAAGGACAAAGGCTGCCTGCTTTCCATGGCGTTTCCTGCCTTGCCTTGTTATTGATAGCTCCTTGCATGGCCCCGGATCCCTTTCCTCGCacctgaaagcactttacaaacaattcATGAATCAAACCTCACAGCTTCCCCTGgcaaaactgaggcccagagatggGAGCTCACACAGTAAGAAAGTGGCAGAGCCAGCAATGAGCCAGGACAGCGCTGCCAGGGAGAACTGATTGGTTTGCGTCCTCACTCTGTCACTCACTACCAGAGCCCGGATGTGCCATGTACCTGGCAGACAATCTCGAAAGcagctttatttattttgttttaaataaccaGGATCTGACAGAGCTCTTTTCTGCTCCCTGAGGCTCTGAAAAGTAACCTGCTTCCAAACTGTGACTGGGTAACTAGCTGccaacagggccggtgcaaccatttaggcgacctaggtggtcgcctagggtgctgggatttgggggggcgccattttcttcggcagcgaccgcagtggccggatcttcggacgtcccagtcgccgccggcattgagacggagggagatggggaggggagcgcgaggagggctgcctgcagcaagtaaggggggagcggcacgcaggggaactccccgccccagctcacccccgccccgcctcctccccgagcacaccgtggctgcttcacttctcccgcctcccaggcttgcggcgccaatcagcttaggctctgcaagcctgggaggcaggagaagtgaagcagccatggggtgctcggggtgctcatgcTCGGGGTGCTTGTGCGCAGAGCAGGGatgatctggggcgggggggtgccttagggcggagggtggggggtagggagctgccacaagggggcggtctcagggtggagggggagagctgccagggggggcacctcagggtggagggggggagctgccggggggcgggggtgcctcagggcagggggggcgtGCAAGGTGGAAgattcgcctagggcgcgaagcatccttgcaccagccctggctgccaaCTTCCATTCATTAAAAGAAATGTAACTAGTGTTTAATTTCCAAAATTAGTCCAGATACATGCTACTGGAGCTGCCTGGATGTGGCAAAACAGTGTCCCTTAGTGTTCTCTTATGTGGGTATTTCTGACTGTGCCTTTATTAAAAAGTTGCACCGGTATCCTGTGATATGGATTGAATCATACTGGTGTCATTATCACGCAGCCCTGCAGATTACTGTAGTATGATATTCGTGTAGGGGAACATGTCGCTTTCACTCTGAACAATACAGCTGCAGCCTAAGGACAGACCACATGCCTGCTGAGTGTCTCTCGGTGAGTCAGAGGGACACGAATATACATTGCCCTTGGGGCACACCACTGTACTGGGAATCCAGGCAGAAGGAATTACCATAGTCAGCATGGTTCTGCGCTGGACACTTCATCCTGAAATGGCACGTTCCATGCCACCCTGGTTCCAAAGTTAATTAAATGCTGGTTCTATCCAAAGCAGGGTGCAGGGCTGAAACTGGGTGATTCTCAATTATTTCTCATCAGTCCCAGTAAGAATTCATCCATGGTGAAAAACTCGCGCATTAGACCCAAAAAATGATATCGTGGCTCCCAACGCAGGAAGCGTTTGGGATGGGACTTTTGCAATATTCTCTTGAAACGCCCACAGAGGATTTAGGAGTCTTGTTACTATCAGCGGTGACGAGACATAATTTTGTGGGCTAGGTCAACGTTTGCAGATGTGATAGAAGTGGAGTAACCAACTCTCATGCTTCAGTGGGGCACAGACTGATCCCagcagggtcaggaaggaattgtgCACAAATGGCCAGgtgcattttgtatgtgtgtgacaCTTCCCCTGCGGCATCAAATATTAAGCATGGTTAGAGTCAGAGAACTGAACTAGATGAACCAGCAGGCTGATCCAACAGGGCAAATTCTGTGTTCCCATGTCTGTGGTGCAGTCCCAGCTCCAAAGTAGGTAGGTGTTTGAGAACAGGTTGAAATGATCTCCGCAGCCATCTTTCCAGCTCTGTCATCTCCCCTCTCCGGTGTCTCAGGGCTGCTCCAGCCTGATAGATATGGGAAGAAACAAATTTCTCCTTCTGCTTTCCCAAGGAAATATAGGGGCTCCCCATcaatccctctcctccccacatgGCCGTCACCTTGTGCGGCTTTTATGGCATTGCTGCAGAAGCAAACAGGTGCATTGTACAGCAGAGAGAGACTCGCGGCCCTGCCTGGGATGCTCTGAAGATGATCATCTCTGTGTACGTGTATGACAGGAAAATGTAACGGTGGATAAGGGAGGAACCTGGTTGCTATACCAAACTGGTCTTCCTTTTCGAGGTCCTTGCACAAGCCCTCCATTGCCAGGAGAACCACAGTGTCATGGGACGGATTTTGCCACGGCCCCGCATCTTTCTCGTGATCTCTCTGCTGGGAGCCAGACGGGAAGTTTCTTCCTCTCTCAGGACTTCATCTGAGATGTTTTGCTGTAGTTCTTGGTGCTTCCTGGAAGGAGACGGGTAGCCTGAGCACTCGAGGGTCCTGACATCT
Protein-coding sequences here:
- the METTL1 gene encoding tRNA (guanine-N(7)-)-methyltransferase, whose protein sequence is MAGAPPQKRFYRQRAHSNPLADHTLRYPTKPEEMNWAEHYPEFFAPLTKDDRHDDPKDSEERAKPAAQVEFADIGCGYGGLLVELSPLFPNTLMLGLEIRVKVSDYVRDRIQSLRASHPGQYQNIACIRSNAMKHLPNFFHKGQLAKMFFLFPDPHFKKTKHKWRIISSTLLAEYAYVLRVGGLVYTITDVEEVHEWMVGHFSGHPLFVQVPLEDLGSDPIVGHLGTSTEEGKKVQRNGGKTFPAVFRRIEAGALQGALGTEPCQGAPNT